The window taaaaatcCCATCTTTCTTCACCTTCTTCCTATTCTAGCTGTTTCgaagttgaaaattttctccAATTTCCTCCCCATTTTTGGGTTTCTTTTTTGAGAGCTTTAACATCATGTAagaatcttaatttttatttaaatttaaacaaaatcttaatcaaaatcgaacctttaaaattaaaaattctttttttctcctgAACAGGAAACATTCAGTAAATCGACCACCGACCCCAGATGCTGCAGATGATCAAGGGAAAGAACCCACCCTTCAAGAAATTATTAAcatcaaggttttttttagtaaacttttttttgggtgtttttatttgtttatatctGATTTGATGGAATTTGGCAGTTAATTGAGAGTGGGGAAAAGGAGAGGTTGATGGAGCTGTTAAGAGAAAGGCTTATGGAATGTGGATGGAAGGATGAGATGAAAGCCCTTTGCaggttttcaattttcacCACTCTAATTTTCAGTCTCAACTTCTTGTTTTAACTGCCTCGCTTCATAGTCTTTGTATGTGTTCATAATTAATCTTCTTTCTTGTTGtttaatgaatcttttttGTGTTAGCTGTAAATAGTCTGAGAGTTAGCATTCATAGTATCTGACAGTGGAAAGATTGTGGAACATTCCTCATAGATAAGGAAAGTAGAGTCCTCTGAATTAAGTCTGTGTTGTGTCATAATACATTGAAAAGCAGAATTTTTCCAACCATGGATTAAATTAGGGGATTAATCAATAGGGATAAATTGTTCTGGGGTTCTTAGGTCTTCATTCTTGCTTCCTTGTGTTTTGTATAGATATAGTAGTAGATAGACTTGGAGACAGTGCAATGTAGAAAATGTGAGAGATATGAAGCATTTGCCTGTCACTTTATGTTTTCTGTTACGGCAATGACTGAGATATGCTTAGGACGATGATGCATCTAATTGTAACTGGCAATTTGTTGTAAAGACTGTTTATTGGAGATTTTGTCCATGTGAAACAATTACGTAATAAACTTTTTATGATAGGTATGTG is drawn from Theobroma cacao cultivar B97-61/B2 chromosome 4, Criollo_cocoa_genome_V2, whole genome shotgun sequence and contains these coding sequences:
- the LOC18601007 gene encoding transcription and mRNA export factor SUS1; translated protein: MKHSVNRPPTPDAADDQGKEPTLQEIINIKLIESGEKERLMELLRERLMECGWKDEMKALCRAYIKKKGRNNVTVDDLVHLITPKGRASIPDSVKAELLQRIRSFLVSAAL